The genome window ACCAGCACCTCGAAGGTACTCAAACATGTAGAACATTGATTAAGTTCAAGTAATGCCTAAACTTCACCATCAAAACCTCACCCTTATCAATGATATCGTGCATAAAATAAAACCTAATGTCAATGTGTTTCATTCGAGCATGATAAATATTGTTATTCGTCAAGTGAATCATACTCTATCTATCACTATAGACATTGTGCTCTCATTTAATATCCTCAAATCACTAATCAAGGCCTTAAATCATAATGCTTCCTTACTCACCTCTGTCACTACCATATATTATGACTCATCGGTAAACAAAGGCACAATAGCCTGTGACATCTATCCCCAGCTAACTGGATTGGTTGATAATGTGAACACACATGTCGTTGCAGATCATATCTTGTCTAAATCCCCTACATAGTTAGAATCCACATATCCACACAAATTGATAGTGTCCAGCCCTGCGGAATCTCGATCCTACATAAAAGGTATCTCGTATGTAACTCATAATACACTTAACTGTCTATCAATTTTCCTTCACTGATGTAGCCATATATATGCTCATCACATTGATTGCCTATGAAATGTCTGGTCGTATGCACACTATAGTATACATCAAGCTACAAAATGACACTCGCATACATAACTCGAGCCATGAACTCACGCTCTTCATCTGTTTTCATAAACATactagcaagaaaaaaaaaaagtatcgtCAGTGGAGTATTGATCACTTTCGAGTTCTACATCTCATTCCTCAAGAGAACACTCTTAAGATAACTATTATGTGACATACACAattccctttttcttctttctttatgtATCTTCATGCCAAGAATATTTTTCACTACACCTAGATCGTTCTTCTCAAACTCACCACTAAGTTGagatttcaatttatttatctCTACCATGTTTTTTTGCAGCTATGAATATATAACAGAagataaataaaataacaatcACCAAATTTTTTGACTCATAAAGATCTCCTCCAAATCATTGAGAAATCGAAAATCAAGATGAATCACATACAAGAGAAAACGATTTTATGTAGTTCGATCAATTTTGTCTGCGactataataaattttattgaaaactctctctaaatataaatatttattatttatttcacAAAGAACATTTATAATGAATTTAAGGTTTACATACAACAATCAAACTATCCGGATTCAGAGTGGTGGTGGGTTCTGCCCGTTATAATATGGGTCGTGACCCAAACAAATCTAGTCCAGCATCCTAACCTTAGAAGTTGCCCCACCACGAACAAATATGAGGTACAAAATgggtagggaaaaaaaaaacagcaaacgTTTTTAGTGTAATTTCCATATTACCCCTCTAGCTTTTCGTTTTCTTTAGCTTCTGCTTTAATGGGAGGACCTTGAGTTCTTTCGCTCTCCTGTTCTCTGCTGTTTTTCACCTGCAATTCGTGGCTTGTAGCTTTGAAAGTTTTGTCAGATTTGGTCGGCATCCTTTGCTTCGTTTGATCCGTCGAGAGTTTAACAGGTATGACCTTGTCACCTGCATTTCGTGGAGTGTTGAGTTTTTAGTTGAAATTCAAGCCTTCTTTGCCGAGAGATCTTGATGCTCTGTGAGCTTGTGTTGAACGTGAACTTATTGTGAATTTTTTCTTCTGCTCTCTTCCCTTTTGTGAGTTGAGATCTATAGACTACGAGGTTTTGTCTGTTGCGGGCTTGGTGATTTTTTTTGACATGTCTTCTCTCTATTATCTGTTTGGTTGCGAAGAAAATTTGAGGAAAGGAAAATGGAAAACGAATTTTTGATTTGCGAAGGGAAGTTTCAACTCATCAAGAGTAAATGAGTACATGGATATCATATGCTTTTGTTCACGTTACGAAATTGACATATGGTTTCATTTGCTCTCTTTTTTCGTTTGCCCaagattttagaaaaaaaatagcttcttttttttcattattattccCACCGAGATATCGAAgccttttatttatttggctAAAATTTGTTTGCCCTTTTGTTCTTGTTGTAATATTGTTATCAATATCTGTAAAATTTCCAAAGCAAGATTGGGGAGTTAATCTGCACTTTAACAGCATAGAAAGTGTTTCCTAAATGATGGAAAAGTAGTCCAGTAAaatgcttcatattctgctatGGTCCATGGAGTTGACCACTTTGTTTCTGATCTTGGAAGAAGATTGTTTGTACACTCTGATGTTGCCAATCTCTGCCAGATTCTTTCAATTCTCGGTGTTTtgttatcactttttttttttttttttaattatgtgcTCTATTCCATAGACTGTTGTTGCTTTCATTCGTACAACAGTTATGTTGTGTGCGAAGGAAGCAGTAAATTGATTTGGGTTATATTCATCTTAAGCAGAATCTACACTCTTTATTTAGTGGAATCTTGCAAGTCTAATGTATCCTCCTCTTCTGGGAGGGGAGGAGGGGCAGAGTAATGCCTCTCTAGTCCCCTCCACATCCACCATCCACAATGGTCCTGGgttcaaagaacaaaattatCTGGGCCTGTCAGATTCTTCCTCAGTTGATAGCTCCGCAGTCTCAAGCTTACCTGCAGAAAACAAGAGTGGTCTCAATTTGAAGGCTACTGAGTTGAGGCTTGGTCTTCCTGGATCGCTATCCCCCGAAAGAGAATCGGAGTATTGCTTGTCGAGTGTGGGGAAGTTTGATGAGAAGCCTCTCTTCCCTTTGCTTCCAACAAAGGATGGAATTAGTTCATCCACACAGAAGCATGTTGTTTCCGGCAACAAAAGAGGATTCTCTGATACCATGGATGGGTTCTCAGAGGTGAAGACTTTCGGGTATGCTGAAAAAAACTGGATGTTTCATGGAGCTGGGTCCGATTCCGAGTCTCCGCAATCCGTGGGACAAAGCAAGTTTCCTGGTAATTCAGGGGAAAATGTCATGTCATCTTCCAAGCCATCTGGGACTCAATCATCCATAGTGAAAGAGGTTCCACCCAAAGTGCCGGAGGAACCGTCTGCAAATGGAACCAAGGTTAACCAGCATGGTGCACCAGCTGCAAAGTAAATGCATCTGCTTGAAAGATGATTTTGAATTACTTTAAGAGTAGAGTGACTGCACAACTGTGTGAGCTTGTTGATTTATTTGTGGCTATTgctttatgtttattttttatttttatctttttttgcaGGGCACAGGTAGTGGGGTGGCCTCCCATCAGATCATTTAGGAAGAATACACTAGCTACCACGTCAAAGAACAATGATGAAGTGGATGGGAAACCAGGTCCTGGTGCTCTTTTTGTTAAAGTTAGCATGGATGGTGCTCCTTATCTAAGGAAGGTAGATCTGAGAACTTATTCGACTTATCAAGAGCTATCTTCTGCTCTTGAGAAGATGTTCAGCTGTTTTACCATAGGTAATTTTTTCTGCTTGAAGTCTTTTGCCAATGCGGTGGTAGCTTATTTGATGCATGAGACCCTATTAACATCATATGATAAGTCAATTTAAAGGTGCATACCTTTCTGGATACTCTTACTACAGTCAGGTGTGATTTCAGGTCAATGCGGATCACATGGAGCTCGAGGGAGGGAAATACTGAGTGAGAGCAAGTTGAGGGACCTTTTACATGGATCAGAGTATGTGCTTACGTGTGAGGATAAGGATGGTGATTGGATGCTTGTTGGGGATGTCCCGTGGGAGTAAGTCTTCGACCGACCTACCTTGTTCTGAATGCAGTTACTTTTATTGcttcccattttttttattagaggatgataggattgtcccacatctaaggtgttgtttatagggggaggtatgggcctcccttagtacccaaggttttctagtatgggctgggaggccttgggtacagccggcccatatgggtgggtgtcggttgggccttgggtgctgagcgtgtatgggcgcgactctatcaatggtatcgaagcatgatcctgttgtgccttcaacttggggccgcgcctgtggagtggccggccatggtgctcgaccaacacgggtgcgcctgccggagtggtcGACCATGGTgcacgaccaacgtgggcgttggtcttgaaggggagggtattgataggattgtcccacatcgaaagatgtgggagctaaggtgttgtttatagggggaggtatgggcctcccttagtacccaaggttttctagtatgggctggtaggccttgggtacagccggcccatatgggtgggtgtcggttgggccttgggtgttgagcgtgtatgggcgcgactctatcagAGGATGTGCTTAGGATGTTTTTGATTGGAAGAGGAGGACCAATACCATCTATCTATCTATGTATACATATATCACTGGATTTATAATTTGTCCTCGAAACAAAATATGGCAATCAAACAAAGCTTTGTTATAACCAATGGTTTTCTATATCATCTCTCTCAAAAAGGCTAGGTCTTTATAGTTTTGAGACATTGTTGGCCTCAACATTTTTGATGTCAGAGTCCTCTTTCTCTTCTGCCCCAACTACAccatattttcttttcctaatAATTGATTTGTTAATCAATATTAGGTCACTGAATGAATTTTAGATAATTTTAACTAAACCCTTTTCTGATCACCTGTGTTTTTGAGTAT of Tripterygium wilfordii isolate XIE 37 chromosome 13, ASM1340144v1, whole genome shotgun sequence contains these proteins:
- the LOC120013296 gene encoding auxin-responsive protein IAA9-like, encoding MYPPLLGGEEGQSNASLVPSTSTIHNGPGFKEQNYLGLSDSSSVDSSAVSSLPAENKSGLNLKATELRLGLPGSLSPERESEYCLSSVGKFDEKPLFPLLPTKDGISSSTQKHVVSGNKRGFSDTMDGFSEVKTFGYAEKNWMFHGAGSDSESPQSVGQSKFPGNSGENVMSSSKPSGTQSSIVKEVPPKVPEEPSANGTKVNQHGAPAAKAQVVGWPPIRSFRKNTLATTSKNNDEVDGKPGPGALFVKVSMDGAPYLRKVDLRTYSTYQELSSALEKMFSCFTIGQCGSHGARGREILSESKLRDLLHGSEYVLTCEDKDGDWMLVGDVPWEMFIDSCKRLKIMKSSDAIGLAPRVMDKSKMRT